In Nicotiana tabacum cultivar K326 chromosome 21, ASM71507v2, whole genome shotgun sequence, one DNA window encodes the following:
- the LOC107803848 gene encoding uncharacterized protein LOC107803848 isoform X2: MPFYRILRMGCGVSKIDANGVATPNRILPNFPNRRRHKECTPSKKEPLLLMHEIPDEDHANINRHSISAPKCDDNMSCVTSEGSNEKRVAKIMAIVQEEEKYNEGGGVHENEENGGEKDDNNDDDLRAINKLRVDEEDGDLYPSSPSFRVYFTDTDVESNKNDGNNKVGLKDITPVAATISSTKECVVKEEKKEIRKKSFRNVLPRNLLNVRSSSNSSTRSTHHHNTHHPA, encoded by the exons ATGCCCTTTTACAGAATTCTTAGAATGGGTTGTGGCGTTTCCAAGATAGATGCCAATGGCGTCGCCACACCTAACAGGATCCTCCCCAATTTCCCCAATAGAAGGAGGCACAAAGAATGCACCCCTTCAAAGAAAGAACCATTGTTGTTGAtgcatgaaataccagatgaagaTCATGCAAATATTAATAGACATTCAATATCTGCTCCAAAATGTGATGACAATATGAGTTGTGTCACCTCTGAGGGGTCTAATGAAAAAAGGGTTGCCAAAATAATGGCAATTGTTCAAGAAGAGGAAAAATATAATGAAGGAGGAGGAGTgcatgaaaatgaagaaaatggagGAGAGAAGGATGATAATAATGACGACGACCTGAGGGCCATTAATAAGCTTCGTGTTGACGAGGAAGATGGTGATCTTTACCCTAGTTCACCAAGTTTTAGGGTTTATTTCACCGATACGGATGTTGAAAGCAACAAGAATGACG GTAATAACAAGGTTGGCCTGAAGGACATAACCCCAGTTGCAGCTACCATATCATCAACAAAG GAGTGTGTGGTCAAGGAGGAAAAgaaggaaataagaaagaagagTTTTAGAAATGTACTACCAAGAAACCTGTTGAATGTTCGATCATCGTCTAACTCTTCAACTCGCTCCACACACCACCACAATACTCATCATCCAGCTTGA
- the LOC107803848 gene encoding uncharacterized protein LOC107803848 isoform X1 has protein sequence MPFYRILRMGCGVSKIDANGVATPNRILPNFPNRRRHKECTPSKKEPLLLMHEIPDEDHANINRHSISAPKCDDNMSCVTSEGSNEKRVAKIMAIVQEEEKYNEGGGVHENEENGGEKDDNNDDDLRAINKLRVDEEDGDLYPSSPSFRVYFTDTDVESNKNDVAAGNNKVGLKDITPVAATISSTKECVVKEEKKEIRKKSFRNVLPRNLLNVRSSSNSSTRSTHHHNTHHPA, from the exons ATGCCCTTTTACAGAATTCTTAGAATGGGTTGTGGCGTTTCCAAGATAGATGCCAATGGCGTCGCCACACCTAACAGGATCCTCCCCAATTTCCCCAATAGAAGGAGGCACAAAGAATGCACCCCTTCAAAGAAAGAACCATTGTTGTTGAtgcatgaaataccagatgaagaTCATGCAAATATTAATAGACATTCAATATCTGCTCCAAAATGTGATGACAATATGAGTTGTGTCACCTCTGAGGGGTCTAATGAAAAAAGGGTTGCCAAAATAATGGCAATTGTTCAAGAAGAGGAAAAATATAATGAAGGAGGAGGAGTgcatgaaaatgaagaaaatggagGAGAGAAGGATGATAATAATGACGACGACCTGAGGGCCATTAATAAGCTTCGTGTTGACGAGGAAGATGGTGATCTTTACCCTAGTTCACCAAGTTTTAGGGTTTATTTCACCGATACGGATGTTGAAAGCAACAAGAATGACG TTGCGGCAGGTAATAACAAGGTTGGCCTGAAGGACATAACCCCAGTTGCAGCTACCATATCATCAACAAAG GAGTGTGTGGTCAAGGAGGAAAAgaaggaaataagaaagaagagTTTTAGAAATGTACTACCAAGAAACCTGTTGAATGTTCGATCATCGTCTAACTCTTCAACTCGCTCCACACACCACCACAATACTCATCATCCAGCTTGA
- the LOC107803873 gene encoding pyruvate dehydrogenase E1 component subunit beta-1, mitochondrial codes for MSGIIGRTMASRKISALNQFLMGSRVFASRTYSSSAKEMTVRDALNSALDEEMSADPKVFVMGEEVGEYQGAYKITKGLLDKYGPERVLDTPITEAGFAGIGVGAAYHGLKPIIEFMTFNFSMQAIDHIINSAAKSNYMSAGQISVPIVFRGPNGAAAGVGAQHSQCYAAWFGSCPGLKVLAPYSSEDARGLLKAAIRDPDPVVFLENELLYGESFPVSAEALDSSFCLPIGKAKIERKGKDVTITAFSKMVGYALQAAEILAKEGISAEVINLRSIRPLDRPAINASVRKTNRLVTVEEGFPQHGVGAEICASVVEESFAYLDAPVERITGADVPMPYAANLERMAVPQVEDIVRAAKRACYRSST; via the exons ATGTCTGGAATCATAGGTCGAACAATGGCCAGCAGAAAGATTTCTGCTTTG AATCAGTTCTTGATGGGAAGCAGGGTATTTGCATCTAGAACTTACTCTTCGTCAGCTAAAGAG ATGACAGTGCGCGACGCGCTAAATTCAGCTCTAGATGAAGAAATGTCTGCGGATCCTAAGGTCTTTGTTATGGGGGAAGAG GTTGGTGAGTACCAAGGAGCCTATAAG atTACGAAGGGGCTTCTGGATAAATATGGTCCGGAAAGGGTTCTTGATACACCAATTACTGAG GCTGGATTTGCTGGAATTGGAGTTGGTGCAGCTTACCATGGTCTAAAGCCCATAATCGAATTCATGACATTTAACTTTTCCATGCAG GCAATTGACCATATCATCAATTCTGCTGCAAAATCAAATTATATGTCTGCTGGCCAGATATCTGTGCCCATTGTTTTCAGGGGTCCTAATGGTGCTGCAGCTGGTGTCGGTGCCCAACACTCTCAG tgcTATGCAGCATGGTTTGGTTCCTGTCCAGGATTAAAGGTACTAGCTCCATACTCTTCCGAAGATGCTCGTGGCTTGCTCAAAGCTGCTATCAGGGATCCCGATCCGGTTGTGTTTCTAGAAAATGAATTGCT ATATGGCGAGTCTTTCCCTGTTTCAGCAGAAGCTCTTGATTCTAGTTTCTGTCTTCCCATCGGAAAAGCTAAG ATAGAACGCAAAGGAAAGGATGTGACAATCACTGCCTTCTCAAAGATGGTTGGCTATGCTCTTCAG GCTGCTGAAATTCTTGCTAAGGAAGGAATTAGTGCTGAG GTTATAAATCTGCGCTCGATCCGACCACTTGATAGACCCGCCATTAATGCATCTGTGAGGAAAACCAACAGACTTGTAACTGTTGAAGAAGGATTCCCACAACATGGCGTTGGCGCTGAGATCTG TGCATCTGTGGTTGAGGAGAGCTTCGCGTATCTTGATGCACCAGTTGAGAGGATAACAGGTGCTGATGTTCCTATGCCATACGCAGCAAATCTTGAAAGAATGGCTGTTCCACAG GTAGAAGACATTGTTCGCGCAGCAAAGAGGGCCTGTTACCGATCAAGTACCTAA